The following is a genomic window from Neodiprion pinetum isolate iyNeoPine1 chromosome 3, iyNeoPine1.2, whole genome shotgun sequence.
TCGCGTTTCGTTCACTTGTAACCtactaattatttttaacaaattagTATAACATGTTGCATCAAAAAATGAttcgtaattaaaaattaaatcaacatGCAATGAATAGAATATGCAATTAAAAATAGTTCATTCTCTATCTTGATTATagtttattatacaaatacaCTGTTACAGTTAAATGTACAAATGTTTGCACCAAAACTGATCACTCGATAAGGGTGAGACTGCATTCAGACTCCTATTGCATCTATTAGATAATCATTTGAATTCCGATTGCGGAAGGAGTCACTGCAATAAAAACCAAAGTAATATTATCCGTTCTGTTTCCGCCCGAAATTCAAGTGATATTAAATTGTTTCGGTTGAATAGTATTGTGGTACCTATGCAGCATATTATCGAAACTTATCGGGCATTAATCACGCAGTCAAATCTATCATATCTGATGACACATCGTGAGTACTTGgtgaatttaataatatagCACGTACGGTATGGCATAAATATTTTGTCATAATGTTCAAATCAAAAACTCATTGATATATCGAACATTCAtatttgtaacaatttttctttttcccaaTCGATAATTTAATAGTCCTCAGTAAAAACTCCGTTAGACGCGAATAGAGAagtatagaaaatattttctatatgGTTTTTGGCATCATTTTTTTGGGTATCTATCTACGTCTAACGGAATGTTTAGCAGGGGTAATCGAACAACGAATATCTACGGCTATTGTACACAGATAATAATGTGCACGCAAAACACATACTATATAAGAATATCGCTTAATTTGCACCGGCCAATAGGTGTAATGGATGAAAATCGTGCATGGTATGGGGAGTAATGCGGAATCCAAGTCCTCGCAGTATCGATTAAACAAACGACCTGGAAACGAAGAACGCAAGATAAAAGTGATGGACGCGTGTTTTACTGCTTTTGACAAAGATGAGGACGGATTTCTGTCCCTTTCTGAATTCGAGCTTATTTGCCGGGCGCTCTTTCGTAACGATCGAGGGAAGATCTATGGTCTGGAGGAAAATCAATTGAATGAGATCTACGCCGTGTTCGACACGAATGGGGACGGGCTCATCGATAGAGAGGAGTTTGAGGTATGCAATATGTATGTGTTTGTGTGCGCGCGTGCACGATCGCAAGTGATCACGAGCGGAGGACAATTATTTGTTCCCTCTCCGGCCAATTATTCCTTAAACGAGAGGAATTCGAAGAGCACTTATACAGAAAACAACCCCGAACTGCAAtactaattttatttcttactgCGCGCTTTCCATGCCATTTGGCTCATGCTATACTTATATTCATTCGTGACCAATTTGTTAAAAGTTAACATTTGTCTTACGTCCCTGGCAATAGTGTATACGTTAAAATACGTTAACTTTTTCCACAAACAACTCATAACAGCTCAATGGTAAAACGATGTTTTATATTACAcctaagaaagaaagaagaaaccCGATTTCGATGGCAATCATTTCATATTGAATGTACCGAGCGTTCGAAATACCGTAAAAAGACGTGCACTTGAATTTGGAATGAATTCATTAATTCActgcaatttaaaaaaaattggtaactAAATTGGTTTGAacgtattataaaaaatagtaTACTTGAATCAATATTCAAGTCTAGTCGTATCAGCATtggtaataaattgaaatgaaacagTCCTGGGCATTTCCAATTAAATATAGAGAAAACATAATCAATTATTGTTCCAGGTTTGTTGGAATCGCTGGATCAAAGTGTGCACAAGACCTCGAAGCGCATTTTTAATTGTTGATGTTCAGAATGATTTCATATCTGGGTCTCTTAACATCACGAAATGTGCGGCTCAGCAGGACGGTTCCGAAGTGATCGAACCGATCAATCACCTTTTGAAAACGGTACCTTTCGACGCAGTATTTTATTCTCTTGATTGGCATCCCGTGGATCACGTATCTTTCGTCGACAATCTTCATCTACGGTGAGATTTATACTAGCCTTGTTGCAAAGCACATCTTGATcgggatttttctttttttttttatatatttcctAGAGATGTGGACGCATCCAGCAGCGTGTCAAAGGAGGATGCAAAGGTTTATGACACGGTCACGCTAGCTGGTCCACCTCCCCAGAAGCAGAGACTGTGGCCCCGTCATTGCGTCCAAGATTCCTGGGGCGCGGAGCTCCACAAGGACCTAGTGGTCGTGAGTAACGCCGTTAAAATATACAAAGGTACAAATCCTGAAGTGGACTCGTACTCCGTGTTTTGGGACAACAGAAAGCTGACGGAGACGACACTCTTCTCTCAACTGCAAAACAAAGGCGCTACCGACATTTACATATGCGGATTAGCGTACGATGTGTGCGTTGGAGCAACAGCCGTTGATGCTCTGGCAAGCGGTTTCCGTACTATTTTGATTGACGATTGTAGCCGTGGTgtggatcttgttgatattgaaaaaacaaagtcaACGGTGATCGGTAACAACGGTGTGATTGTCAATTCAAGTCAAGTCAGAGCTATGGTCGAGGGAAGAGACCGCAGACCTGAGCTAGGGTACAAACTAGCTCTTGAAATTAAGCACAGTATACGCTCAGTCAGAAAGAGTAGTCAATGATGTAATGGATAGTCGCTATAACATGATTGAGTagttatattaattattatgtgCAGTGTATAATTTagcatacgtgtataataatccAAATAAATTCAGTATTTAATCTACGTTAAAGTGAATCAATCAAATATATTGTTTCACGCAAGTTAATCGTGCGGCCAATGATGTAGTGTTGCATCTATACTCCTGTGGAGCGCAACCCCGCCAACTGCAATGCGTTGCTGATAACCTACTCGTGCATCTGCGCAGGAGTATTCAAGATGTGAAACGATACAAGTCGTGTAAAATTACTGATGCAACACTCATTCCACGCCTAACcgtaaatcaaaaatttatcgtttgAGAATCACCtccgtttaaaaaaattagccaaCCGGTGACCGGTAGCATCTAATGGCTCAGAGCAGAGCTGACGGGTCGTCATTTGATCGATATGCGCTTGGCGGCTGTCCTGAACCTGTAATTTGCAAACTTTAAATTTCCtttaaaagacaaaaaaaaacgtttcaaatCGCAGATTTTATCGAGGAACacaatcgaaaatttgaaacctgTGCCTAGTAAACCAACACGAATTGAGCATGTCAAAAACGGaattaaaacaaattaaatGGAATTCAGAAGAATTGGCACATAGGTCTGTTGattctattcaatttattttaattcgcGGCAATTTCGTTTTTGAGTGAtacaattcatttcaattcgttttggTTTACTGGGTGGGACGATAGCTGGGCACTGTGTAGGAATATAAGGTGGTCCAACTGTTCGTCATGCAATGTTCTGTgattattttaccaaaatccCCTGACTTCCCGTCAGGCGTTTACCGTGACGAAAAGCTAAAATGTAAACAATAATGGCGTCGCTTTGCTCATGCCAGTTTGAtcactttatttttcctcacgcACCCGTTTATTTGTCAGGTGCAATTCTCGATGCCCCGTTGTtacgatataataaaatggGAAAGTATTGCTGCGTACCCGACTATCAGCACGGGTATTAGCATTCGATAACATCAGTATCGTTGTTTGGTACTCCGAAAGaccatcatttttttttttagaaagtGTACTTGACAGATTGTATATGACGTCACTTTTGCGTGGATACAAATACAAACTGTTCGGAAAAGTACTTTATATTCTCGCAGTTAGTGGCTTTTCGGCGCATGAGACACCTGGACTCGACTGGTGAACTTTAGCAAAACAATGACAGCATCTAGCGCGAGTCGGACCACCTCTTATTCTCATACCGTGGCATATCGTGGTCACATTATTTGAATCAGCGCCAATCTAGATTCAAGTCTGGATTTCTATTCCAGGGCTTGGATGACGATGATCATAAGATGGTCATATAAAAGTTTACAATTTCTACTGGACTAATAGAAATAATGGCTGCATTAATGAAGAAACGAGTACTGGCGGAATTCAGCCAAAGTCAGGTGGGATCCATAGTACTTCACCTCTTTCAAACTACCTATAACCCTATTTGTACTTTGGAGGTTGGGATTACGCGTACATGCTAATCAAGTGAACATTGAGAACTAAATTAGAAAATACATTCCTGATTATTACGTTTTCTAATTTCTAATCATAACATACATGTTCaaactcattttatttttgtaggTGTTGACTGAACCaccagtgaaaaaaattcgcacactTCGCTGCTCTGCGTCGGTGAGCAATAAGAACAGCTGTGCAAGTGGGGATAGTAGTTCTGCGTTAGCTTACATAGAATTACTTGATAAATGCAAAGCTGGAAATGATGCATTACAGCTGCTTTTGCGAATATCTGATTCTCTCGCACAAGTGCAATCGGAAGATGTTTCATTAGCAGCAAAGCGACTTGTCGAAAGGTTTGCCAATGAACCAGAAGCAGCTGTCCGGGCAAAGATTCTTTGGGTGTTAGCAGAGTTAGGAGGAGTCGCAGAAGATCCAGCAGACAAAGCTGACATCGTGGAAGAAACAGCAAATTTATTAAAGAATGAAGAATCTCACAGAGTCAAAAGTCAAGGCTTGGCTACTTTGTTAAAATTGGGGAATTTTCACAGGTACTTAATCATAAATGAAACTGCGATTGCGATCAATACTTAAAAATGGGATTTCCTAtctaaattaaatttatcaaatgctTTAACATTCTAACGTCTTTATTATTGTCTAGGAGTGTGGCACTACAAGCAGCTCGCGATCACTTACCAGACACGTGGCATGGCGTACAGACACGGTGCCTATCTATAATTGGACGATTTCTGACTGCTAATACTTCAGATGAGATGTTGAAATTTGTCGGAAACTATGCTCATTCGCAAGATCCCCGAGTCAGAGCCCAAGCGTTCGAGACTATGGCAGAATTACATTCGCGAAGGGGATGTCGCTTACCAGCTAGTCTATTTTCAGGAACATGCGATGCCCTTCGTGACGATTATGAGATTGTACGCCGAGCTGTATTAAAACTAATATGGCTGTTAGGTGTGGAGTATCCTGATAAGTAAGAAATACTGACATTACTTCTTAACTAATCGTCCGACATGCAACCACATGATTATACAAAATTACGAATGAAGcatttatcaatttcttttctaattGAAAACTGTTCCTGTCATTAATAGCATTATAGTAGGAGATGGCGAAGAGTTGAGGATGATAGATTGTGCATTCTCGAAAATCTGTGGTCTGATGGGTGACCTGTCACCTCGAGTGAGAGCTGCGGCAATGTCTTTATTGGGAATGATGAAAGGTGTTTCACGCAGATTTGTGGAGCAAGCATTGGATAAGAAGCAAAAGAGAGGCGGGGATGAAGGGCCAGAAGTTGAAGAAAGGAGTGGTTCTTGTGGAGCATTTATTCATGGACTGGAAGATGAATTCTTGGAAGTAAGTATAAGGTTCCATGTATTAGGTAAATATTCTCTActtttggaaataattttttataggtACGTACAGCTGCTGTTGAAGCCTTGTGCTCTTTGTCTCTCGAGCAACCTAATATCGCGCGCACTTCCCTTGACTTTATGGTGGACATGTTCAATGACGAAATTCAGGATGTGCGATTGAGAGCAATCGAATCATTGCGTAAAATGTCTGCCAGCGTCACTCTTAGGGAAGATCAATTAGAAACTATACTTGGAGCTTTGGAAGATTTCTCTGGGGAAGTAAGAGAAGGGCTTCATGCCACTTTGGCTACAAGTCGATTGGCCACTCGCAACTGTCTTCATATGTGTGTAAATAGATTATTGGATAATCTGGCCCGGTATCCACAAGACAAAGAAAGTATTCGAGCCTGTTTAGCATCTCTAGGAGCTTCTCATCCATATCTTACTCTCCCCCTTGTGCCTCAGCTCCTTGGTCGGCATCCATTCTTTGATACGCCTGAACCTGATGTTGACGAACCTTCTTGTATCCTTTGTTGTActaattttgtgaaaaatttcttccaggataaaatttaaaaatcgattGTTAATAAGTTTTAGTTAGGACTTCTAGAAACACCttattatctgaaaaatttcaatgattcTTCTCAATAAATGAGAAGTGATGTATGCTTTATGATAGAATATCCTTATGTGGTACAAACAGATGCCAGTGTGTTGGTGCTGATATTCAATGCAGCGTTACACTGTCCAAGTATGCCAGCACTTTTTACAGAGCATGCTGCAAAACATTACCATTACCTCAGAGATACTATGCCTCATCTCGTACCTAGGCTAAGACCTACTCCTACACCATTTCCCAGCCTTGGAAAAGATAGCATTGAGGATGATGAAACCAGAGATCGAAGAGGCCGGGAGTTTTTGGAAAGAATGGTCGTTGGAGCGGAAAGAGCAAGGCCATATGGTAGAGTTCACACACAGTTGTTGGAAGTAGCAGGTGTTGAATTAGATCGATTGGCAGAAATGGATTCTGGAATGGAAGGAGCAGCTCGATTCACTGCTCTTTACATACGGTGCCTTCTTCTACTTAGGTCGATTGTTCAAGAGCTTTCATCTCCTCCATCAAGTTCTTCATCAACTATTTCTGGATCAAGCTCAACCAACAATGTTGCTGTGTTACTACAGCATGCCCAAAAGTAAATATTACATTGATATTAGTTGATAAATAATATAGTCATAATAAATTTTGGGATcttacaattatttcattaGTTTTCACAAATAGAAATGAGCTTTACTGAACAAtgtctaaatattttcaggctGCAAAGATTGTTCACAGGCTTGGGCGTAGAAGAAATTTCTTTGGCAAATGATATCCATTTGAAAGCACTGGCAGTAGAGTTGATACGTGTAACACGTGGTGCAACCGGAAGTGCGTTACCACTGGCTCGTCACTTCCTTTCAGAGGCCGATGCTCTTCCACCTGATTCTAGAAAATTACCGCCTTTCTCTAGGGCTTTGGTTCTTCAATTACCTTCTCTCGGAGAGGCGAAACCTGGAAGTTTAACTCGCCTCCTGATACCCTTGCTGCTAACACCTCCTGCACAAGGAGAGGAAAGGCTGCCAAGACCATCTACAATGACTCGTGTCTGTCGTGCTATCATCGAAGAGCCGAGAGGAGACGCAGATGCTGCCTTGAAATTTACGGGTGGTTTGCTATTAGGCATTCCTTTGACAGCAAAGATTCTAAATCTTCGAGATCCGGGAATGTTACGTATCAAACTACGCCATCCTGATCAGCAGATACAATTACTACTACCACGACAATCTGATTTACGTTCTCAAACCACTAATCAAAGTGAATACAGACTTAGGACAACTGTACTACTTTCGCATCAAGTGTGGATGGAAGCTTGTAACGTGGAAGTTTCATTATCGCTTCTTGTTCCATCCTCACCTATTTGCACGCATCCTCCACTTGACGATCCATGTGTTATTGACTTGTGCAAGCCTGTCAAAGTTTCTGTTTCTCCCAAGCCAATCAAAAGAGGTATCTAAATGAATATGATATTTTGGACAATCAATAAACATATATGCTTTGCGCATAAAagcataattattatttaaagaccataacaataatttcataACATCTGACActaaaattaatacaaaatcTTATATCTAtagtgattaaaaatatagtCTTAACTTTCAACAATGTCGtacaaatattttactacAAGACTTTCATACATGTTATAAAAAGAGACTTATCGGATCGACTTGTATATTGGGATAATCTTGATGAATCTTGATGTGGTCACAGTCGATTTCATTATCTCCAACTCTGGAACGAGCTTCCTCTGGAAAAGTAACCAATTGATTTCAAAACAAGtgaatttatcaaatcatGTAACGATATTCAGATCATAGTATTCTGGGattattgtttaattttgatcCAAGCTAACTATATTCTAAGGTATTTACCCTCAATTATGCCTCAATGCTATCAAATAAGTTTTAAGATATCAGCATTTTACATATTCGAAGTTGAATTGAGCGCGATATTCTTCTTGATACAAATCAGCACACTTgagtgaataaaatatgttaATTTTTCGTATTGATATCTTTCTCAGAAACGCATAAAACATTTTAAGGATAATTTGCTTACCCTGAAAAGGGTGGTGGGGCTGCTGGTTCTTGTTGCTTCTGAGCTAAATTGCCAAAAGTTAATCCTCCTTCCTGAGTGGCAAGATTTTCAAAGGTACTACTTCCACTGCTTTCACCAAATACTTTCTGCATTGAACTGCTGCCGATACTACCGGAGTTAGCTCCTAATGGCGATGGCGTGCCAAACCCACCGAAAGCAGCTGAAACTCAGATATTTTTACTTGAATGGAATTGTTCActgacaaaatatttttgacaaatattCATCAACTAATTAGCAAATGCTTACTTGTAGGTTGTGTAGCACCTGAAAATGCAGTATTTGCAAATCCGCCGCCAAATATAGGTTTTGATGCTCCAAAAGTGGATCCAAATGCTGGCTTGGCACCAAAAGTTGCTGTTTGGCTAAATGCTGGTGCAGTAGCCGTCAGTGTAGGTGAAGTTGAGCCGATGTTAGTAGTAGGAGTAGGAATTACAGGTGCCCCTCCGAATATTGATTGATTTGACGGTGTAACAGTACCAAAGACTGATGAGGTAGAAGGAGTTGGAGCTGTACCACCAAAAATTGATGCAGTTTGGGGATTAGAAATAGCTCCACCAAACATTGATGGGCTCGTGGAAATTGTGGGACCACTTCCGAAAGCTGGTAGTGGTGTAGAATTAGCTGGAATACCACCAAACGTAAATGATTCAGCATCGGGAGGTCTGCCGAAAACGGagggtgtcgaagaattaACAGAGTCACCAGCAAATATTGGTGGTTTAATGGGACTGTTATTAGCTTTGCCGAAAATTGATGCCGGTGGACTGGTAGTTCCTCCCAAAGTAGGTGCACTTGAAAATTCAGTAGAATTACCTCCAAATATTGATGGAGTGTCGGAGGTGGTAGAAACATTACCAAAAACTGAAGCTGATGGTAAATTAGCGGAATTTTCAAATCCTGATGTAGCTGTGGATACAGCTGGTGTTTCACCAGAAACAGACTTCAGCGGGTTTGCAGCAGATCCACCAAAAATAGGTGCAGTTAGGCCAGTGGGGCTATTACCAAAAACTGGTAGCTTTAGCGCACCAGGTGTTGCACTTTCGCTGAACGAAGATATTATGTTACTACCCGCTGAGACCCCGCCAAACAGCGAAGACCCAGGAGGATTCCCAAAAATTGGATTTGCTGGCTTATCCTTCAAGATAGTTGAAGTTCCACCAAATATTGATCCAGGTGATGACGTCCCAACAGATCCAAAAAAGCCACCAGCCGCCACTGTTGTTGTTGATGTTACGTTTTTAATCGAAGTATTAGAAGTCTGTAAGTCCAACCCCATGACTGATAGATCCAACGACTGAGCTGTGCTTGATGTTGGGCTGGCTACTGATTTTGAGGCGAATGAAAAAGGCGTATTACTTGCAGGTTTAGTTGCAAATGAAAAACTCGCGATTTGTGACGTTGTTACGTTTACCGAAGTTGTAGTCGTTAATGCTCTTTGTGTGGTGACTGAACTATTTGATGTTTTCAGTGTAATGGGATAAGTCGACGCTTGGCTCGCTGGTGTTTGAACTGTTGACATAAAACTAACACTGGATTGTGGGATGGTTTGTATAGAAGTGGAAACTACTATTGGTGTAGTTGTTGAGGTAGATATTGTTGTAGATGTTGGCTGTGCCTCAGTTTTAGCAATAACAGAATTAAATGGAAGAgtgtcaatttttgaaaaaggtttATTAATAGCTGTGATTGTAGTTGGCATCAGTGCAGGAGGCAACAATGGCAATACCGATGATCTAGAAGCAGAAGATGTGAATGGAGATACTTCTGATATTGTCACAGATTTCATTCCACTGGGGATGCCAGTTATGGGTTTTTGAGGTGTATGAGGTGTAGGAGGTGTGCCAAATAGTGCAGCAGAAGTTGGCTTGCTTTGTACAGACTGTGCTGTTGATGGGGTTTGCGATGCTACTAATGTAGCAGCTATTCGTGCTTTGCCATCCACTTGTGGTACTTTGATCGACGGAAGAGAAATGGATGCTGTGGACTTATTCTGTGTGCTACTAGGTTTGACTCCAACTTGAGATGTTTTGATTGGTAGAGTGGAAGCAGGTGTTCCGATCAAGGCTGGTGCTTTATTCTGCAAATTAAGGTTTGGCTGAATGCCAACAGATCCAATGTTGGCGACAATTTGATCCAAAGATGCTAAGGGACTTTTTGCAGCTGGGATAGGTGGAGGTGCAGGTAGTGCATCTTCCCGCATCAGTTTTTCTATTAAGACATTCTTACGTCTCTGTACTTCTTTGGGTGGACTTTGCATTGCCAGAGAAGATATTGTTGCCTCCAAGCGATCCTGAATTTCTGAAGGGGTTGCTGCTTTAATTATCTTTATCGTGGTTTGGTTCAACAAATTCCTCAAAGTGCGTTGTTTCTCACAGGTAAAGCTGCAATTTCTCTGTGCAATTGCTTTACATTTGTACTCTATAGCACCACTAGGAGCTTTGTTATTGACGGATGAAGATAGAGACATATCGGCCAAGGATTTATTTAATGAAGAAGTAATATCTCTACGTGTAAGAGTTTTCCACTTCTTAACCTGAGCttgaatcaaattttccaCTTTGGCAATAGATTGTGAATGCTGAAGCATGATTTGATGAACAAAATCAAGCCTCGGtactttcattttatttttttctttatttacatgcTCGAACCATTCGTAATCTAGGGCTCTTGCAGCTTGCTCCAATTGAGACTGAATATAATAGACAAGATTTTGCAATTCTTTcagcttattattatttcctcGATTTTGGGGATTACTTGAAGCTTTAGAAGAGCATTTAGATTTCGTTTCTTCCAGCCAGGCAAAAGTCTGCAATAACAAAGCTTTTAAGTAATTGATGTCACTTGTCAAACTAGTAGTTGTTTCCTGTAAATCTGTTAGGAAGCGTTgcatattttcagatttttcaataagtTGCGTACGTTCGCCTGGCGAGCCGATATCTACGGACTGTGTTTCCCTACGACTACTCAgttctttttcaaaatcattgcATACCTCCTCGTATGTCAAAACACATACGTTACTGTCTATGCTGACTTTTTCCGTCTCTTTTAGTTCCTTTCTGGGTACTAGTGATGTGTCTACTTTCGATGATActtcaattttctcaataGGGGGTTTTGTTACAAACAATTCAGTTTGCGGTTGTGGAATAGAAACTTCTGAGGTCTTCGGAGATACGTTTGTGGTTACAGC
Proteins encoded in this region:
- the Nup214 gene encoding nuclear pore complex protein Nup214 isoform X2; this encodes MEFQFKQSTHWKISDGFSSIPVACSLIAVDGKRGLIYTACDHKIIVLKSGHSLDKEWRKEFVMPAKVTCLAFNCNCSYLAVVFDSPTAYIYNAASVVQQQLELLREIKLSSSYNVHILDLRWNPCISGMLCTVTSDHSIGSFNISSDKNSSVLTILEKLEKLDVLCVAWSPKGKQLVVGSKNGSLLQLKPDLKAARIIAGPDPSIGSVIALLWISSYQFCAAYLDPQDSRINVLIIDAPKGESQGIFTCYEDITYSVPDVEGKEGSPPRYYFEHIAEWGLIIAASSTSSEIAVLGSLDNGTTWQQWQLVDSGRAQLPLVRTNETFPVGLAVDRTSVNKLPWGGEGSTLPHPVPILHIFGTSGQLCSFHMVNLMPGIPPVCSPPTETLPLYSEPHPSLAPTEISFNLDGRVTSTPRPKQIEPIMDRPTSAVTTNVSPKTSEVSIPQPQTELFVTKPPIEKIEVSSKVDTSLVPRKELKETEKVSIDSNVCVLTYEEVCNDFEKELSSRRETQSVDIGSPGERTQLIEKSENMQRFLTDLQETTTSLTSDINYLKALLLQTFAWLEETKSKCSSKASSNPQNRGNNNKLKELQNLVYYIQSQLEQAARALDYEWFEHVNKEKNKMKVPRLDFVHQIMLQHSQSIAKVENLIQAQVKKWKTLTRRDITSSLNKSLADMSLSSSVNNKAPSGAIEYKCKAIAQRNCSFTCEKQRTLRNLLNQTTIKIIKAATPSEIQDRLEATISSLAMQSPPKEVQRRKNVLIEKLMREDALPAPPPIPAAKSPLASLDQIVANIGSVGIQPNLNLQNKAPALIGTPASTLPIKTSQVGVKPSSTQNKSTASISLPSIKVPQVDGKARIAATLVASQTPSTAQSVQSKPTSAALFGTPPTPHTPQKPITGIPSGMKSVTISEVSPFTSSASRSSVLPLLPPALMPTTITAINKPFSKIDTLPFNSVIAKTEAQPTSTTISTSTTTPIVVSTSIQTIPQSSVSFMSTVQTPASQASTYPITLKTSNSSVTTQRALTTTTSVNVTTSQIASFSFATKPASNTPFSFASKSVASPTSSTAQSLDLSVMGLDLQTSNTSIKNVTSTTTVAAGGFFGSVGTSSPGSIFGGTSTILKDKPANPIFGNPPGSSLFGGVSAGSNIISSFSESATPGALKLPVFGNSPTGLTAPIFGGSAANPLKSVSGETPAVSTATSGFENSANLPSASVFGNVSTTSDTPSIFGGNSTEFSSAPTLGGTTSPPASIFGKANNSPIKPPIFAGDSVNSSTPSVFGRPPDAESFTFGGIPANSTPLPAFGSGPTISTSPSMFGGAISNPQTASIFGGTAPTPSTSSVFGTVTPSNQSIFGGAPVIPTPTTNIGSTSPTLTATAPAFSQTATFGAKPAFGSTFGASKPIFGGGFANTAFSGATQPTTAFGGFGTPSPLGANSGSIGSSSMQKVFGESSGSSTFENLATQEGGLTFGNLAQKQQEPAAPPPFSGGSSFQSWR
- the Nup214 gene encoding nuclear pore complex protein Nup214 isoform X1; the protein is MKAAPEPKDVLEFQFKQSTHWKISDGFSSIPVACSLIAVDGKRGLIYTACDHKIIVLKSGHSLDKEWRKEFVMPAKVTCLAFNCNCSYLAVVFDSPTAYIYNAASVVQQQLELLREIKLSSSYNVHILDLRWNPCISGMLCTVTSDHSIGSFNISSDKNSSVLTILEKLEKLDVLCVAWSPKGKQLVVGSKNGSLLQLKPDLKAARIIAGPDPSIGSVIALLWISSYQFCAAYLDPQDSRINVLIIDAPKGESQGIFTCYEDITYSVPDVEGKEGSPPRYYFEHIAEWGLIIAASSTSSEIAVLGSLDNGTTWQQWQLVDSGRAQLPLVRTNETFPVGLAVDRTSVNKLPWGGEGSTLPHPVPILHIFGTSGQLCSFHMVNLMPGIPPVCSPPTETLPLYSEPHPSLAPTEISFNLDGRVTSTPRPKQIEPIMDRPTSAVTTNVSPKTSEVSIPQPQTELFVTKPPIEKIEVSSKVDTSLVPRKELKETEKVSIDSNVCVLTYEEVCNDFEKELSSRRETQSVDIGSPGERTQLIEKSENMQRFLTDLQETTTSLTSDINYLKALLLQTFAWLEETKSKCSSKASSNPQNRGNNNKLKELQNLVYYIQSQLEQAARALDYEWFEHVNKEKNKMKVPRLDFVHQIMLQHSQSIAKVENLIQAQVKKWKTLTRRDITSSLNKSLADMSLSSSVNNKAPSGAIEYKCKAIAQRNCSFTCEKQRTLRNLLNQTTIKIIKAATPSEIQDRLEATISSLAMQSPPKEVQRRKNVLIEKLMREDALPAPPPIPAAKSPLASLDQIVANIGSVGIQPNLNLQNKAPALIGTPASTLPIKTSQVGVKPSSTQNKSTASISLPSIKVPQVDGKARIAATLVASQTPSTAQSVQSKPTSAALFGTPPTPHTPQKPITGIPSGMKSVTISEVSPFTSSASRSSVLPLLPPALMPTTITAINKPFSKIDTLPFNSVIAKTEAQPTSTTISTSTTTPIVVSTSIQTIPQSSVSFMSTVQTPASQASTYPITLKTSNSSVTTQRALTTTTSVNVTTSQIASFSFATKPASNTPFSFASKSVASPTSSTAQSLDLSVMGLDLQTSNTSIKNVTSTTTVAAGGFFGSVGTSSPGSIFGGTSTILKDKPANPIFGNPPGSSLFGGVSAGSNIISSFSESATPGALKLPVFGNSPTGLTAPIFGGSAANPLKSVSGETPAVSTATSGFENSANLPSASVFGNVSTTSDTPSIFGGNSTEFSSAPTLGGTTSPPASIFGKANNSPIKPPIFAGDSVNSSTPSVFGRPPDAESFTFGGIPANSTPLPAFGSGPTISTSPSMFGGAISNPQTASIFGGTAPTPSTSSVFGTVTPSNQSIFGGAPVIPTPTTNIGSTSPTLTATAPAFSQTATFGAKPAFGSTFGASKPIFGGGFANTAFSGATQPTTAFGGFGTPSPLGANSGSIGSSSMQKVFGESSGSSTFENLATQEGGLTFGNLAQKQQEPAAPPPFSGGSSFQSWR